A window of Mycobacteriales bacterium contains these coding sequences:
- a CDS encoding ferritin-like fold-containing protein, protein MSGEWTDPMTEADRQQAVVDLLGVLAYAELTAFERLAGDASLAPTLADKAALGAMAAAEFGHFQVLHERLASLGIDSTVAMAPFVGPLDAYHDSTKPADWLESLVKAYVGDGFAADFYRELAEFMDDSTKSLVVDVLDDTGHADFAIAHVRSATEADPAVAGRLALWGRRLVGEALVQAQRIAVDRDELARLIVGGVGDLAAVGELLARLTQRHSGRMETLGLHS, encoded by the coding sequence ATGAGCGGTGAGTGGACCGACCCGATGACGGAGGCCGACCGCCAGCAGGCGGTGGTCGACCTGCTCGGCGTGCTCGCGTATGCGGAGCTGACCGCGTTCGAGCGGCTCGCCGGTGATGCCTCGCTCGCGCCGACCCTCGCGGACAAGGCCGCGCTGGGTGCGATGGCAGCGGCGGAGTTCGGCCACTTCCAGGTGTTGCACGAGCGGCTGGCCAGCCTCGGGATCGACTCGACGGTCGCGATGGCGCCGTTTGTCGGACCGCTCGACGCCTACCACGACTCGACGAAGCCGGCCGACTGGCTGGAGAGCCTGGTGAAGGCATACGTCGGCGACGGGTTCGCGGCGGACTTCTACCGCGAGCTCGCCGAGTTCATGGACGACTCGACCAAATCACTCGTCGTCGACGTGCTCGACGACACCGGCCACGCCGACTTCGCGATCGCGCACGTGCGGTCGGCGACAGAGGCCGATCCGGCAGTGGCCGGCCGGCTTGCGTTGTGGGGCCGGCGGCTGGTCGGCGAGGCGCTGGTTCAGGCGCAGCGGATCGCGGTCGACCGCGACGAGCTGGCCCGCCTGATCGTCGGCGGTGTCGGCGACCTTGCTGCCGTGGGTGAGCTGTTGGCGCGACTCACCCAACGACACAGCGGGCGAATGGAAACCCTCGGCCTGCACTCGTAG
- a CDS encoding NUDIX hydrolase, with product MEGANVIDPQTGRIVCAGAVVTDPDGRILMIRRGVEPALGTWSLPGGRVDPGEAYDAAAAREVREETGLVVEIGELLATVEVATSYLVHDYAATAVGGELLAGDDASDARWCTPDEIETMTLSPGLLVELHRMRVL from the coding sequence ATGGAGGGTGCCAACGTCATCGACCCGCAGACCGGAAGGATCGTGTGCGCCGGCGCGGTGGTCACGGACCCGGACGGCCGAATCCTGATGATCCGCCGTGGCGTCGAGCCCGCGCTCGGCACCTGGTCGCTCCCTGGAGGGCGGGTCGACCCGGGCGAGGCGTACGACGCGGCCGCCGCCCGCGAGGTCCGCGAGGAGACCGGCCTGGTGGTCGAGATCGGCGAGCTACTGGCCACTGTCGAGGTCGCGACCAGCTACCTGGTGCACGACTACGCGGCGACGGCGGTAGGGGGCGAACTGCTCGCCGGTGACGACGCCAGTGACGCGCGCTGGTGTACGCCCGACGAGATCGAGACCATGACGCTCTCCCCCGGGCTGCTCGTCGAGCTACACCGGATGCGAGTCCTCTGA
- a CDS encoding AAA family ATPase → MARTYAVANQKGGVAKTTTVASLASALSELGKRVLVVDLDPQACLTFSLGLDPDSLDLSIHDVLLGRVSARMVVVSTAEGPDLLPATIELAGCEAMLLTKTGREYVLRHALDEVRDRYDVILIDCGPTLGVLTLNALTAADDVIVPLQCETLSHRGVGQLLDTVHDVQRLTNPQLHVLGVLPTLYDGRTNHTRAVLADVALRYGLDVLDPPIPRSIRFAEAPAIGHSIMRTARRTPGAVAYRLLAGRLVGAPDDPEAVAFLAAHAGHRQIDLTEPARDRA, encoded by the coding sequence ATCGCCCGCACGTACGCCGTCGCCAACCAGAAGGGTGGCGTCGCGAAGACGACCACGGTGGCTTCGCTCGCGTCCGCCCTGAGCGAGCTCGGCAAGCGGGTGCTGGTCGTCGACCTCGACCCGCAGGCCTGCCTGACCTTCTCCCTCGGGCTCGACCCGGACTCCCTCGACCTGTCGATCCACGACGTACTGCTCGGCCGGGTGTCTGCCCGGATGGTCGTCGTCTCGACGGCCGAAGGCCCCGACCTGCTGCCCGCGACGATCGAGCTGGCCGGGTGCGAGGCGATGCTGCTGACCAAGACCGGCAGGGAGTACGTGCTGCGGCACGCGCTCGACGAGGTGCGCGACCGCTACGACGTGATCCTCATCGACTGCGGACCCACCCTCGGGGTCCTGACCCTCAACGCGCTGACCGCGGCCGATGACGTCATCGTGCCGCTGCAGTGCGAGACCCTGTCGCACCGTGGTGTCGGCCAGCTGCTCGACACCGTGCACGACGTGCAGCGCCTGACCAACCCGCAGCTGCACGTTCTCGGCGTACTGCCGACGCTGTACGACGGGCGTACCAATCACACGCGCGCGGTTCTCGCCGACGTGGCGCTGCGGTACGGGCTCGATGTGCTGGACCCGCCGATTCCCCGTTCTATCCGCTTCGCCGAGGCGCCCGCGATCGGTCACTCGATCATGCGCACGGCTCGCCGTACCCCGGGGGCGGTCGCCTACCGGCTGCTGGCCGGCCGGTTGGTCGGGGCACCGGACGACCCCGAGGCGGTTGCCTTCCTGGCCGCGCATGCCGGCCATCGCCAGATCGACCTGACCGAGCCGGCCCGGGACCGGGCGTGA
- a CDS encoding MarC family protein: MHHVAFHTRLFTEVFVTLLVIMDPIGTVPLFLALTSGRSRKVRNRQAWQAVLVAISVIAAFALFGQQILRYLDISVAALQGAGGLLLILVALELLTGRQTRDSEVPDVNVALVPLGTPLLAGPGAIVATIVFVRRAHGFDDALAITCGILAVHIVLYLSLRFSGVILRVIRDGGVSLITRISGLLLSAIAVQLVADSAIAFARSA; this comes from the coding sequence GTGCACCACGTCGCGTTCCACACCCGGCTGTTCACCGAGGTCTTCGTGACCTTGCTCGTGATCATGGACCCGATCGGTACGGTGCCGCTGTTCCTCGCGCTGACCAGCGGGCGCTCACGCAAGGTGCGCAACCGCCAGGCCTGGCAGGCCGTGCTCGTCGCGATCTCGGTGATCGCGGCGTTCGCGTTGTTCGGTCAGCAGATCCTGCGCTACCTGGATATCTCGGTGGCGGCCCTGCAGGGTGCAGGTGGCCTGCTGCTCATCCTGGTCGCCCTCGAGCTGCTCACCGGACGTCAGACCCGTGACAGCGAGGTGCCGGACGTCAACGTCGCCCTGGTCCCGCTGGGTACGCCGTTGCTCGCCGGGCCCGGCGCCATCGTCGCCACCATCGTGTTCGTCCGGCGCGCACACGGGTTCGATGATGCGCTTGCCATCACCTGCGGGATCCTCGCGGTCCACATCGTGCTGTATCTGTCGCTGCGGTTCTCCGGCGTCATCCTGCGGGTGATCCGCGACGGCGGAGTGTCGCTGATCACGCGAATCTCGGGCTTGCTGCTGTCGGCGATCGCGGTCCAGCTCGTCGCCGACTCGGCAATCGCATTCGCCCGCAGCGCCTGA
- a CDS encoding alpha/beta fold hydrolase: protein MSVPRHLDLSPELAPTRVTAASGELAALVATPPDGVVRRTPVLAVPGYTGSKEDFLHLLPLLARRGHPTVAIDLRGQHESGGPEDVSAYSIDALARDITALLAAEPSHVLAHSFGGLVCRAAVIGGAPARSLTLLGSGPAALGGTRGQLIELMQPLLAEGGVAAVWEASEALSASDPNRAGISADVRAFLRRRFLASPDAALLGMGIAVTTESDRVEELRATNVPVLVAHGEADDAWTPQEQTEMAQRLDAEHAILSGAGHSPAVDTPKAIADVLETFWARLDSRSLDDIVDG from the coding sequence ATGAGCGTTCCGCGTCATCTCGATCTCTCGCCGGAGCTGGCGCCCACCAGGGTGACCGCCGCGTCCGGCGAGCTGGCCGCTCTGGTCGCGACCCCGCCCGACGGGGTCGTGCGCCGCACGCCGGTGCTGGCGGTGCCCGGCTACACGGGCAGCAAGGAGGACTTCCTGCACCTGCTGCCGCTGCTCGCCCGCAGGGGTCACCCGACCGTGGCGATCGATCTGCGCGGCCAGCATGAGTCCGGCGGCCCCGAAGACGTCTCGGCGTACTCGATCGACGCGCTCGCCCGGGACATCACGGCGCTGCTGGCCGCCGAGCCCAGCCACGTCCTCGCGCACTCGTTCGGGGGCCTGGTCTGCCGCGCTGCGGTCATCGGCGGCGCGCCGGCGCGATCACTGACCCTTCTCGGCTCGGGGCCGGCCGCGCTCGGCGGCACCCGCGGCCAGCTGATCGAGCTCATGCAGCCGCTGCTCGCCGAGGGCGGCGTCGCGGCGGTGTGGGAGGCCTCGGAAGCGCTATCCGCCTCCGACCCCAACCGCGCCGGCATCTCGGCGGACGTGCGGGCATTCCTGCGCCGACGGTTCCTTGCCTCACCCGACGCGGCGCTGCTCGGCATGGGCATCGCGGTGACCACCGAGTCGGACCGGGTCGAGGAGCTGCGGGCCACCAACGTGCCGGTTCTCGTCGCGCACGGCGAGGCCGACGACGCATGGACCCCGCAGGAACAGACCGAGATGGCGCAACGGCTCGATGCCGAGCACGCGATCCTCAGCGGCGCCGGCCACTCACCGGCCGTCGACACCCCCAAGGCCATCGCGGACGTGCTGGAAACCTTCTGGGCGCGCCTCGACTCCCGGTCACTCGACGACATCGTCGACGGATGA
- a CDS encoding DUF3107 domain-containing protein, whose amino-acid sequence MEVRIGIKGAPRELSFESAQTADEIQTAVEQAISASAGTLMLSDEKGRRIIVATDKLAYVEIADTDARRVGFGAL is encoded by the coding sequence GTGGAGGTCAGAATCGGCATCAAGGGTGCGCCGCGCGAGCTGTCATTCGAGAGCGCCCAGACGGCTGACGAGATCCAGACCGCGGTCGAGCAGGCGATCAGCGCCTCGGCCGGAACGCTGATGCTCAGCGACGAGAAAGGCCGACGGATCATCGTCGCGACCGACAAGCTGGCGTACGTCGAGATCGCCGACACCGACGCCCGCCGCGTGGGCTTCGGCGCGCTGTAG
- the mscL gene encoding large conductance mechanosensitive channel protein MscL, translating to MSDHDPLERIEHLVRSSTRRLDLTGFRSFILRGNVVDLAVGIVIGTAFTAIVKSLVNDFITPLVGIPLGHASDFSTRYWQVGGSKFLYGDFLNSMVSFVLIGIVVYYFVVRPMTHLLTRFKSSTGTESETKICPECRSSIPYDATRCAFCTVVLPPAPAGSEDSHPV from the coding sequence ATGAGCGACCACGACCCCCTCGAGCGGATCGAGCATCTCGTGCGGAGCAGCACCCGGCGGCTGGACCTGACCGGATTCCGCAGCTTCATCCTGCGCGGCAACGTCGTCGATCTCGCGGTCGGCATCGTGATCGGTACGGCGTTCACCGCGATCGTGAAGTCGTTGGTCAACGACTTCATCACCCCATTGGTCGGGATCCCGCTCGGTCATGCCAGCGACTTCTCGACCCGCTACTGGCAGGTAGGTGGGTCGAAGTTCCTCTACGGCGACTTCCTCAACTCGATGGTGTCATTCGTGTTGATCGGCATTGTCGTCTACTACTTCGTCGTGCGGCCGATGACTCATCTGCTGACCCGGTTCAAGTCCTCGACCGGCACGGAGAGCGAGACGAAGATCTGCCCCGAGTGCCGCAGCTCGATTCCGTACGACGCGACCAGGTGCGCCTTCTGCACCGTCGTCCTTCCACCGGCGCCGGCCGGCTCAGAGGACTCGCATCCGGTGTAG
- a CDS encoding SDR family oxidoreductase, whose product MTVLDMFRLDGKVAVVTGASSGLGVAFAQALAEAGADLVLGARRVDKLEATRAAVESIGRRAIAVATDVAKPEDCERLVAAAVEEFGAVDILVNNAGVGTAVPATRETPEQFRAVIDVNLNGCYWMAQAFARAAAGSGTIVNISSVIGITTGGLPQAAYTASKAGLIGLTRDLAQQWTVRKGIRVNGIAPGFFATEMTDQYDPSYLALMRPRVISGRLGDAAELAATLVWLVSDAAGYVTGQTIVVDGGVAIT is encoded by the coding sequence ATGACGGTGCTGGACATGTTTCGGCTCGACGGCAAGGTCGCCGTAGTGACTGGTGCGTCGTCGGGACTCGGCGTCGCGTTCGCTCAGGCGCTCGCGGAGGCCGGTGCGGACCTCGTGCTCGGCGCGAGACGGGTCGACAAGCTCGAAGCGACGCGAGCTGCGGTCGAGTCGATCGGCCGGCGAGCGATCGCCGTCGCGACCGACGTCGCGAAGCCGGAGGACTGCGAGCGACTGGTTGCCGCTGCCGTCGAGGAGTTCGGCGCGGTCGACATCCTGGTCAACAACGCTGGGGTCGGCACCGCCGTACCTGCGACCAGGGAGACGCCGGAGCAGTTCCGCGCGGTGATCGACGTGAATCTCAACGGGTGCTACTGGATGGCCCAGGCGTTCGCGAGGGCAGCCGCCGGCAGCGGCACGATCGTGAACATCAGCAGTGTCATCGGGATCACGACCGGCGGCTTGCCTCAAGCCGCGTACACCGCGTCGAAGGCCGGCCTCATCGGTCTCACCCGCGACCTCGCGCAGCAGTGGACCGTGCGCAAGGGGATTCGCGTGAACGGCATTGCGCCCGGCTTCTTCGCCACCGAGATGACCGACCAGTACGACCCCAGCTATCTCGCGCTCATGCGCCCGCGGGTCATCAGCGGCCGGCTCGGTGACGCCGCCGAGCTCGCGGCGACGTTGGTGTGGCTGGTCTCCGATGCGGCCGGCTACGTCACCGGCCAGACCATCGTCGTCGACGGAGGCGTGGCGATTACATGA
- a CDS encoding DUF6758 family protein — translation MSAALRPPPDRVRAGAVVHQDPACPRCGNELRPPGLWSSAWECPRHGSVHPYKVLTHIGTDAIAHVVGQAVVPVWLPQPLLRGWVCSGIAYAGDDRTGARATVMCLTGPSPIGGAAELMFVAEEPGVGLGARHAGHAEPDPGQSFGFGPPDAKINAAAHPTALWSLPSSPDRATFVGEAKGQWLWAVVWPAAAGMVMYDGFQLVDVRDHGLDPDLEFGSLSPRLSERPIP, via the coding sequence GTGTCGGCCGCCTTACGGCCGCCGCCGGACCGGGTCCGAGCGGGAGCCGTAGTGCATCAGGACCCGGCGTGCCCTCGGTGCGGCAACGAGCTGCGTCCACCGGGGCTGTGGTCGAGTGCCTGGGAATGCCCTCGCCACGGCTCCGTGCACCCGTACAAGGTCCTCACCCACATCGGGACCGATGCGATCGCGCACGTCGTGGGGCAGGCCGTCGTCCCGGTCTGGCTTCCGCAGCCGCTGCTGCGCGGCTGGGTCTGCAGCGGGATCGCCTACGCGGGCGATGACCGCACCGGTGCGCGCGCCACCGTGATGTGCCTTACCGGCCCGAGCCCGATCGGGGGCGCCGCCGAGCTGATGTTCGTCGCCGAGGAACCGGGGGTCGGCCTGGGTGCGCGACACGCGGGACACGCCGAGCCCGACCCGGGCCAGAGCTTCGGCTTCGGGCCGCCCGACGCGAAGATCAACGCCGCCGCGCACCCGACCGCGCTGTGGAGCTTGCCGTCGAGTCCGGACCGCGCCACGTTCGTCGGCGAGGCCAAGGGCCAGTGGTTGTGGGCCGTGGTGTGGCCCGCCGCCGCGGGCATGGTGATGTACGACGGCTTCCAGCTCGTGGACGTCCGGGACCATGGACTCGACCCCGACCTGGAGTTCGGGTCGCTCTCGCCGAGGCTGTCGGAGCGCCCGATTCCCTAG
- a CDS encoding PhzF family phenazine biosynthesis protein produces the protein MSGLGPLAYRLVDVFTEHPFAGNPLAVVLDADELTTTQMQKIALEFNLSETVFPVEATTPEANYRLRIFTPGTELPFAGHPSVGAAWVMRSVGRIVDGAIVQECGAGLLPLVIDGDAVTLTGGSPHLGEIVDPAQALAGVGLSEQDLVGDPMRLCGVGIDFAYLHVRPEALARTAPNYGAMRSLPGATGVFVFSATTALIRARMFAIGVGEDPATGSAALGLGVWLASCGRVAADGVTAYLVEQGVEMHRPSRLSCEVRCSGGVAVECRVTGSVVPVGEGHIRRP, from the coding sequence ATGAGCGGGTTAGGACCGCTTGCTTATCGGCTGGTGGACGTGTTCACGGAGCATCCGTTCGCCGGCAACCCGCTGGCGGTCGTACTCGACGCCGACGAGCTGACAACGACACAGATGCAGAAGATCGCGCTCGAGTTCAACCTCTCGGAGACCGTGTTCCCGGTCGAGGCGACGACGCCGGAGGCCAACTACCGGTTGCGGATCTTCACGCCCGGGACCGAGCTGCCGTTCGCCGGCCATCCTTCGGTCGGGGCTGCCTGGGTCATGCGTTCGGTCGGTCGCATCGTCGACGGCGCGATCGTCCAGGAGTGCGGCGCGGGACTGTTGCCGCTGGTGATCGACGGCGATGCGGTCACATTGACCGGCGGCAGTCCTCATCTCGGCGAGATCGTCGATCCGGCTCAGGCGCTCGCCGGTGTGGGGCTGTCCGAGCAGGACCTGGTCGGTGACCCGATGAGGCTCTGCGGTGTCGGCATCGACTTCGCTTACCTACACGTCAGGCCAGAAGCATTGGCGCGAACGGCACCCAACTACGGCGCGATGCGGTCGCTTCCCGGCGCGACCGGTGTCTTCGTGTTCTCAGCCACGACTGCGCTGATCCGGGCGCGGATGTTCGCGATCGGTGTCGGTGAGGATCCGGCGACCGGATCGGCTGCGCTCGGGCTCGGCGTGTGGTTGGCCTCCTGCGGCCGAGTCGCCGCGGACGGTGTCACGGCGTACCTCGTCGAGCAAGGAGTTGAGATGCACCGGCCGTCGCGGCTGTCCTGCGAGGTTCGGTGCAGTGGTGGCGTCGCCGTCGAGTGCAGGGTGACCGGCTCCGTCGTACCGGTTGGGGAAGGTCACATCCGCCGACCGTGA
- a CDS encoding PD-(D/E)XK nuclease family protein: MTEPQAALELELPRRLFVCTPSKLAAWLDCPRRFRFSYVDRPPPPTGRPWAHNSVGAAVHVALAGWWGLPVGERVPAAAAALLRERWAPQGFRDADQADEWRERAADMVERYTAGVDPHAEPLGVERTVAFKTDRVAVSGRIDRLDRRGDELVVVDYKTGRHILTTDDARGSLALALYAAAAERTMRRTCRTVELHHLPTGDIVRWEHTEQTLARQLGRAEEIATEAAAAIDAAATDGLDAAFPARPGALCGWCDFLDSCPEGQAATPKRLQPWAGLASDISSSVDDVVE; the protein is encoded by the coding sequence ATGACGGAGCCGCAGGCCGCGCTCGAGCTCGAACTGCCGCGCCGGCTGTTCGTCTGTACGCCGTCCAAGCTCGCTGCCTGGCTGGACTGCCCGCGCAGGTTCCGGTTCAGCTACGTCGACCGGCCGCCACCGCCGACCGGGCGACCGTGGGCGCACAACAGCGTCGGCGCCGCGGTGCACGTGGCGCTTGCCGGCTGGTGGGGGCTGCCGGTCGGGGAGCGCGTTCCCGCCGCTGCGGCAGCGCTGCTTCGCGAGCGGTGGGCGCCGCAGGGATTCCGGGACGCCGATCAGGCCGACGAATGGCGGGAGCGTGCGGCCGACATGGTCGAGCGCTACACCGCCGGGGTCGACCCGCACGCCGAGCCGCTCGGAGTCGAACGCACGGTCGCCTTCAAGACCGACCGGGTGGCGGTCTCCGGACGGATCGACCGGCTCGATCGCCGTGGGGACGAGCTGGTCGTCGTCGACTACAAGACCGGCCGGCACATTCTCACGACCGACGACGCGAGGGGCTCGCTCGCGCTTGCGTTGTACGCCGCGGCAGCCGAGCGCACCATGCGCCGTACCTGTCGCACCGTCGAGCTCCATCACCTGCCGACCGGCGACATCGTCCGGTGGGAGCACACCGAGCAGACGCTGGCTCGCCAGCTCGGCCGGGCCGAGGAGATCGCGACCGAGGCAGCCGCCGCGATCGACGCGGCTGCAACCGACGGGCTGGATGCCGCGTTTCCTGCCCGGCCGGGAGCGCTCTGTGGGTGGTGCGACTTTCTCGACAGCTGTCCCGAGGGTCAGGCGGCGACGCCGAAGCGGCTCCAGCCTTGGGCCGGGCTCGCGAGCGACATCAGCTCATCCGTCGACGATGTCGTCGAGTGA
- a CDS encoding DEAD/DEAH box helicase: MKTFAELGVDDDVVATLAARDITTPFPIQALTIPLALKGHDLIGQARTGTGKTIAFALPLLHLVKAGQADGKPQALVVVPTRELAMQVARDIEMASGQRGTRILVIYGGRAYEPQIDALRKGIDVVVGTPGRLLDLAKQRALDLSGVRILVLDEADEMLDLGFLPDVERIVAQVSQIRQTMLFSATMPGPVVALARRYLRHPTHVRAESPNESQTVPTTSQFVFRAHHLDKPEVLARVMQAEGRGLAMVFTRTKRSADRIAEDLSERGFAAAAVHGDLGQGARERALRAFRSGKVDILVATDVAARGIDVAGVTHVINYECPDDEKAYLHRIGRTGRAGEVGSAITFVDWSDTYRWGMINTALDLPFPEPEETYSTSDVLYEELDIPREATGRLPKAQRTREGLEAEQLEDIGETGHRPGSRSKPGTSGGRSRRAGRPEGRPGRTARSGDRPGDTATAGRPRRSASVDASPARTGSDGETSRAPRQRRRTRGGVPVTDAVGGEAAATSTATDGQGARRRRRRRSRSRGAGATSASPAGEPTSRT; encoded by the coding sequence ATGAAAACCTTCGCTGAACTCGGCGTGGACGACGATGTCGTCGCCACGCTCGCGGCACGTGACATCACGACGCCGTTCCCGATCCAGGCACTCACCATCCCGCTGGCGCTCAAGGGCCACGACCTGATCGGTCAGGCCAGGACCGGCACCGGCAAGACCATCGCGTTCGCGCTGCCGCTGCTTCATCTGGTCAAGGCCGGGCAGGCCGACGGCAAGCCACAGGCGCTGGTGGTCGTCCCGACCCGCGAGCTCGCGATGCAGGTCGCGCGCGACATTGAAATGGCCAGCGGGCAGCGCGGCACCCGGATCCTCGTGATCTACGGCGGCCGGGCATACGAACCGCAGATCGACGCCTTGCGCAAGGGCATCGATGTCGTGGTCGGGACACCAGGTCGCCTGCTCGACCTTGCCAAGCAACGCGCGCTGGACCTGTCCGGCGTACGGATCCTTGTGCTCGACGAGGCCGACGAGATGCTGGACCTCGGCTTCCTGCCGGATGTCGAGCGGATCGTCGCCCAGGTCAGCCAGATCCGCCAGACGATGCTGTTCTCCGCGACGATGCCCGGGCCGGTCGTCGCCCTCGCCCGGCGCTATCTGCGCCACCCCACCCACGTGCGCGCCGAGTCGCCGAACGAGAGCCAGACCGTCCCGACCACCAGCCAGTTCGTCTTCCGGGCACATCACCTGGACAAGCCGGAGGTGTTGGCGCGGGTCATGCAAGCCGAGGGCCGCGGGCTCGCGATGGTCTTCACCCGGACCAAGCGGTCGGCCGACCGGATCGCCGAGGACCTCTCGGAGCGCGGGTTCGCCGCGGCCGCTGTCCACGGTGACCTCGGCCAGGGCGCACGCGAGCGGGCGCTGCGGGCCTTCCGGAGCGGCAAGGTCGACATCCTGGTCGCCACCGACGTCGCCGCCCGCGGTATCGACGTCGCCGGAGTCACACACGTCATCAACTACGAGTGCCCCGACGACGAGAAGGCCTACCTGCATCGGATCGGCCGCACCGGTCGCGCGGGCGAGGTCGGCAGCGCGATCACCTTCGTCGACTGGTCGGACACCTATCGCTGGGGGATGATCAACACCGCCCTCGACCTGCCGTTCCCCGAGCCCGAAGAGACCTACTCGACCTCCGACGTGCTCTACGAGGAGCTCGACATCCCGCGAGAGGCGACCGGCCGACTGCCCAAGGCGCAGCGGACCCGGGAAGGCCTCGAAGCCGAGCAGCTCGAGGACATCGGCGAGACCGGGCACCGTCCAGGCTCTCGGTCAAAGCCGGGCACGAGCGGCGGACGCTCGCGCCGCGCGGGTCGGCCCGAGGGCCGACCGGGCCGCACTGCGCGCTCCGGGGACCGCCCCGGGGACACCGCGACCGCGGGCCGGCCACGGCGGTCGGCAAGCGTCGACGCGAGTCCGGCCCGCACGGGGTCGGACGGCGAGACCAGCCGGGCCCCACGGCAGCGCCGGCGCACTCGCGGCGGCGTACCGGTGACCGACGCCGTCGGCGGCGAGGCAGCGGCCACGAGCACCGCGACGGACGGTCAAGGCGCCCGACGGCGACGCCGGCGGCGCTCACGTTCCCGCGGTGCCGGCGCGACGAGCGCCAGCCCGGCCGGGGAGCCAACAAGCCGCACGTAA
- a CDS encoding CBS domain-containing protein: MATGTTMRIFLARLAGLTVLDPNADQVGRIRDVVVMMRTGNQPPRVLGIVVEVQPRRRIFVPIGLVTSIDADAVIVRGRINLRRFERRAEETLVITELLDRKVTLVEDGTQVTVTDVAMEQSRTRDWFLTRVAVRPSGGFRRRRNQLTVVPWEEVSGFGQVDAEQGATNLLAALDQLRAPDLAHVLHELSDKRRGEVVAALDDERLADVLEELPEDDQVEILAMLAGERAADVLEAMAPDDAADLLGELPPDEAERLLGLMEPGEAGPVRRLLTYSENTAGGMMTSEPVILSPDATVAEALARVRDPDISPALAAQVYVCRPPTETPTGKYVGIVHIQRLLREPPSALVSGVVDTQIDPLPPDCPLPEVTAHLATYNLVAVPVVDDVDHLLGAVTVDDVLDHLLPPDWRERPTNEVGVHDGAP; the protein is encoded by the coding sequence ATGGCCACCGGCACGACCATGCGGATCTTCCTCGCCCGGCTGGCCGGCCTCACCGTTCTCGATCCCAATGCCGACCAGGTCGGTCGGATTCGCGACGTCGTCGTCATGATGCGCACGGGCAACCAGCCGCCGCGCGTACTCGGCATCGTCGTCGAGGTCCAGCCGCGTCGACGGATCTTCGTGCCGATCGGCCTCGTGACGAGCATCGATGCCGACGCGGTCATCGTCCGCGGCCGGATCAACCTGCGCCGGTTCGAACGCCGGGCCGAGGAGACGCTGGTCATCACCGAGCTGCTCGACCGCAAGGTCACTTTGGTCGAGGACGGCACCCAGGTCACCGTGACCGACGTCGCCATGGAGCAGAGCCGGACCCGGGACTGGTTCCTCACCCGGGTGGCGGTTCGCCCGAGCGGCGGCTTCCGACGACGTCGCAACCAGCTGACCGTGGTGCCGTGGGAAGAGGTGAGTGGGTTCGGCCAGGTGGACGCCGAGCAGGGCGCCACCAACCTGCTCGCGGCCCTCGACCAGCTCCGGGCGCCCGACCTCGCGCACGTCCTGCACGAGCTGTCGGACAAGCGCCGGGGCGAGGTCGTCGCCGCGCTCGACGACGAACGGCTGGCCGACGTCCTGGAAGAGCTGCCGGAGGACGACCAGGTCGAGATCCTCGCGATGCTCGCCGGCGAGCGAGCGGCGGACGTGCTCGAGGCCATGGCTCCCGACGACGCCGCGGACCTGCTCGGTGAGCTCCCGCCGGACGAAGCGGAGCGGCTGCTCGGGTTGATGGAACCCGGCGAAGCCGGGCCGGTTCGCCGCCTGCTCACCTACTCGGAGAACACCGCCGGCGGCATGATGACCAGCGAGCCGGTGATCCTCTCGCCGGATGCGACCGTCGCGGAGGCACTCGCCCGGGTCCGCGATCCCGACATCTCGCCGGCCCTTGCCGCGCAGGTCTATGTCTGCCGGCCGCCGACCGAGACGCCCACCGGCAAGTACGTCGGGATCGTCCACATCCAGCGCCTGCTGCGCGAGCCGCCGTCCGCGCTGGTCTCCGGGGTGGTCGACACGCAGATCGACCCGCTCCCTCCGGACTGCCCGCTGCCCGAGGTCACCGCGCACCTCGCGACGTACAACCTGGTCGCCGTCCCGGTCGTCGACGATGTCGACCACCTGCTCGGCGCGGTCACCGTCGACGACGTCCTCGACCACCTCCTGCCACCGGACTGGCGCGAGCGGCCGACCAATGAAGTGGGTGTGCACGATGGCGCGCCGTGA